One region of Streptococcus salivarius genomic DNA includes:
- the trpD gene encoding anthranilate phosphoribosyltransferase, whose protein sequence is MKEIFLQISNRQDLSQDQVQAVFDRILKNEVSESQIAAFLMGLKTKGETADEITGIVRALKSHATVLPETFTDAMCNCGTGGDQSYSFNISTTVCFVLAAGGIRMAKAGNRSISSKSGSADVLEALGINVAASPETLSKALDEVGLAFIFAQTMHPAMRFIGPARQALGIPTIMNLVGPLANPLDLETQLMGLYRVELQEIVANAIQQLGRKRAVIITGPDNMDEAALYGTNTYTLLEDGHISQHTFTYEDLGMEKVELSDITGGDAKENAEILLSVLKNEASPYLETTVLNAGLGFFANGKVETIKEGVELARQLIADGSALEKLRQLQEVQV, encoded by the coding sequence ATGAAAGAAATATTTCTACAAATCTCAAACCGCCAAGACTTGTCTCAAGACCAAGTCCAAGCAGTCTTTGACCGCATTCTCAAAAATGAAGTCTCAGAAAGCCAAATTGCTGCCTTCCTTATGGGGCTTAAGACTAAGGGGGAAACAGCAGACGAAATCACAGGTATTGTGCGTGCCCTCAAATCACATGCGACTGTCTTGCCTGAGACCTTCACAGATGCTATGTGTAACTGTGGAACTGGTGGGGACCAGTCTTATAGCTTTAACATTTCGACTACTGTTTGCTTTGTCCTAGCAGCGGGTGGTATCCGTATGGCCAAGGCTGGTAACCGTTCGATTTCCTCTAAATCTGGTTCGGCAGACGTCCTTGAAGCCCTTGGAATCAACGTTGCGGCATCACCAGAAACCCTATCTAAAGCACTTGACGAGGTTGGTTTGGCCTTTATCTTTGCCCAAACCATGCACCCAGCTATGCGTTTTATCGGTCCAGCTCGCCAAGCTCTTGGGATTCCAACGATTATGAACTTGGTTGGGCCACTGGCTAATCCACTTGACCTTGAGACACAACTCATGGGGCTCTATCGTGTGGAATTGCAGGAGATTGTTGCTAATGCTATTCAACAGTTGGGACGTAAACGTGCGGTTATTATCACAGGTCCTGACAATATGGACGAAGCTGCCCTCTATGGCACTAACACCTACACCCTTTTGGAAGATGGTCACATCAGCCAGCACACTTTCACTTATGAAGATTTGGGTATGGAAAAGGTTGAGTTGTCTGACATCACAGGTGGCGATGCCAAGGAAAATGCAGAGATTCTCCTTAGTGTCTTGAAAAATGAAGCTAGTCCTTATCTTGAAACAACAGTGCTTAATGCAGGTCTAGGCTTCTTTGCCAATGGTAAGGTTGAGACTATTAAGGAAGGTGTTGAGCTTGCTCGTCAATTGATTGCGGACGGCTCAGCCCTAGAGAAACTTCGCCAACTCCAAGAGGTACAAGTATGA
- a CDS encoding aminodeoxychorismate/anthranilate synthase component II, protein MILLVDNYDSFTYNLAQYLGTFTEVKVLRNDDENLYEEAEKADGLVFSPGPGWPADAGKMEALIKDFAGKKPMMGICLGHQAIAETFGGQLGLAKNVMHGKQSNITFETPSPIFKDIDNDVPIMRYHSIVVDQMPEGFDVTAITTDDQEIMAIQHKELPIYGLQYHPESIGSPDGLKMVENFVKIVAG, encoded by the coding sequence ATGATTTTATTAGTTGATAACTATGACTCTTTTACCTATAATTTGGCACAATACCTAGGGACATTTACAGAGGTAAAGGTCTTGCGTAACGATGATGAGAACCTCTATGAAGAGGCGGAAAAAGCTGACGGGCTTGTCTTTTCACCGGGTCCGGGTTGGCCAGCTGATGCGGGTAAAATGGAAGCCTTGATTAAGGATTTCGCTGGTAAAAAACCGATGATGGGAATTTGCTTGGGGCATCAGGCTATTGCAGAAACTTTTGGTGGTCAACTCGGCTTGGCTAAGAATGTCATGCATGGGAAACAAAGTAACATCACTTTTGAAACGCCATCACCTATTTTCAAGGATATCGACAATGATGTCCCAATCATGCGTTACCATTCCATCGTTGTTGACCAAATGCCAGAGGGCTTTGATGTGACAGCTATCACAACTGATGATCAAGAAATCATGGCCATTCAACATAAGGAGCTACCTATTTACGGTTTGCAATATCACCCAGAAAGCATTGGAAGTCCAGATGGGCTTAAGATGGTTGAAAATTTCGTAAAAATCGTTGCAGGCTAG
- the trpE gene encoding anthranilate synthase component I codes for MRKILPADTLTPILAYMRVQGEHKVILESIPREKENARFSIVAYNPVFEVTFKDGVLYENGKAIDQDPFEYLDQVTVKGIKSDLPFAGGAIGFAGYDMISLYENIGEIPEDTIGTPDMHFFIYESYLIFDHKKEKVYVVEDNIYSGRDNDAVRQALGQVVTNLQTQAPNEFTPQALQALQFSNHIEKEVFMDMVAKAKKLIREGDMFQCVLSQRFSADFEGDPLDYYRNLRVTNPSNYLYFYDFGDYQVIGASPESLVSVKNGEVVTNPIAGTRPRGTNEAEDAALADELSHDVKETAEHRMLVDLGRNDIGKIAKNGTVKVTKYMEVEYFRYVMHLTSVVKGQLLPELTALDALKSTLPAGTVSGAPKIRAMRRIYELEQEKRGIYAGAIGYLSATGDMDFAIAIRTMILKNQKAYVQAGAGVVYDSVPENEFYETINKAKAMTRIGDAQ; via the coding sequence ATGAGAAAAATTTTACCAGCCGATACCTTAACACCAATCTTGGCTTATATGCGTGTTCAGGGGGAACACAAGGTTATCCTTGAATCTATTCCTCGTGAGAAGGAAAATGCACGTTTTTCTATTGTTGCCTACAATCCGGTCTTTGAAGTAACCTTCAAGGATGGTGTTCTTTATGAAAATGGTAAGGCTATTGATCAAGATCCTTTCGAATACTTGGACCAAGTAACAGTAAAGGGCATCAAGTCTGACCTACCTTTCGCAGGTGGTGCTATCGGGTTTGCAGGCTATGACATGATTAGTCTCTATGAAAATATCGGTGAGATTCCTGAAGATACGATTGGTACACCTGATATGCATTTCTTCATCTATGAGTCTTATTTGATTTTTGACCACAAGAAGGAAAAGGTCTATGTGGTTGAGGACAATATCTACTCTGGTCGTGACAACGATGCGGTGCGTCAAGCTCTTGGTCAGGTGGTAACCAATCTCCAGACTCAGGCGCCAAACGAGTTTACACCTCAAGCCTTGCAAGCCTTGCAATTTTCAAATCATATCGAAAAAGAAGTCTTCATGGATATGGTGGCTAAGGCCAAGAAACTTATTCGTGAGGGAGATATGTTCCAATGTGTGCTTAGCCAACGCTTTTCAGCGGACTTTGAGGGAGATCCTTTGGATTACTACCGTAACTTGCGTGTGACCAACCCATCAAACTACCTTTATTTCTACGATTTTGGAGATTATCAGGTGATTGGTGCTAGCCCAGAGAGCTTGGTTTCAGTGAAAAATGGAGAGGTGGTAACCAATCCGATTGCTGGAACTCGCCCTCGTGGTACCAATGAGGCGGAAGACGCTGCTTTGGCAGATGAACTCTCACATGATGTCAAAGAAACTGCGGAACACCGTATGTTGGTTGACTTGGGACGTAATGATATTGGTAAGATTGCTAAAAATGGTACGGTCAAGGTGACCAAGTATATGGAAGTTGAGTATTTCCGCTATGTGATGCACCTTACCAGTGTGGTTAAGGGACAACTCTTGCCGGAATTGACAGCACTGGATGCGCTAAAATCAACCCTTCCAGCTGGAACCGTGTCAGGAGCACCTAAGATTCGTGCCATGCGTCGTATCTATGAGCTTGAGCAGGAAAAACGTGGTATTTATGCGGGAGCTATTGGTTATCTGTCTGCGACAGGAGATATGGACTTTGCCATTGCTATCCGTACCATGATTCTCAAAAATCAAAAAGCCTATGTTCAAGCAGGTGCAGGTGTTGTTTACGATAGTGTTCCTGAAAATGAATTTTACGAAACGATTAACAAGGCGAAAGCTATGACAAGAATAGGAGATGCCCAATGA
- a CDS encoding chorismate mutase, which translates to MDALNDIRSDIDNIDSQLIRLLAQRQILVEKAGRLKPKGDNSAVWANDRVAQVIANRRKEALELGLSPDVAECVWRSMIKAFIALEEKVNKE; encoded by the coding sequence ATGGATGCATTAAACGATATTCGAAGTGATATTGATAATATTGATAGTCAGTTAATTCGACTCCTGGCCCAACGTCAAATACTTGTGGAAAAGGCAGGGCGGCTGAAGCCAAAAGGAGATAATTCCGCAGTCTGGGCGAATGATCGTGTTGCTCAAGTCATAGCTAACCGTCGCAAGGAGGCACTAGAGCTTGGCTTATCGCCAGATGTGGCTGAATGTGTTTGGAGAAGCATGATTAAAGCATTTATTGCTTTGGAAGAGAAAGTGAACAAAGAATAA
- a CDS encoding PBECR2 nuclease fold domain-containing protein, with amino-acid sequence MKTVGHLTPKVIKAFDLDYKPGEEITLSAQRKKHMEKHRQEFSDFDATYERIPEIIAHPDYIGRHPNGQSLEYIKRIDGNVLVAVRLCDKLNVRTMFVIKDSKLKNYLNAGRAKKM; translated from the coding sequence ATGAAAACAGTAGGGCACTTGACGCCAAAAGTCATTAAAGCTTTTGATTTGGACTACAAGCCTGGTGAAGAAATCACGCTGTCTGCACAACGTAAGAAGCATATGGAAAAACATCGCCAGGAATTCAGTGATTTTGATGCCACCTATGAACGTATTCCAGAGATTATTGCTCATCCGGACTATATCGGTCGCCATCCTAATGGCCAGTCCTTGGAATATATAAAACGTATTGATGGTAATGTTCTGGTAGCGGTCAGATTATGTGATAAACTTAATGTCCGTACCATGTTTGTGATTAAAGATTCTAAGCTGAAAAATTATCTAAATGCTGGTAGAGCTAAGAAAATGTGA
- a CDS encoding cation-translocating P-type ATPase: MKVMKKQLQGLTQVEVKRRIDAGKTNHFKAKTGSSNWEIFRRNVFNSFNMLNFAIFVALIAVQAWSNLFFFGIIVLNAFTGMMTELRARRMIDKLNLMNKDQIRVVRDGEVTSINPQDIVLDDIMLLSAGEQVPSDAVVVDGMAELNEAMLTGESDLILKKDGKELLSGSYLVSGQVYAKVINIAEDNYANKLMLEAKTHKPIVSRILYNMDKIAKFTGKIVIPFGLALFFEAYLIKQLSLQESVVTSSTALLGMLPKGIALLTITSLLTAVIKLGMKHILVQEMYSVETLARVDVLCLDKTGTITQGKMTVKGLELLSERFTKEELERLLAAYMQHSKDKNATAQAIRNAYEGLEHHYQVGDVIPFSSDRKWGAVSVDGLGTLFLGAPEMLLKENPKAVDQAQARGSRVLILAWSQSAVDTETMSLPNDVEALTLLEIADPIREDAAETLEYLRSEDVTLKIISGDNPVTVSHIAHQAGFADYQSYIDCSKVSDEELEALAEDTAIFGRVSPHQKKLLIQTLNANGHTTAMTGDGVNDILALREADCSIVMAEGDPATRQIANLVLMDSEFKDIPEILFEGRRVVNNIAHIAPIFLIKTVYSFLLGLICIASIVFGKAEYLLVFPFIQVQMTLAGQFIEGLPPFILTFERNIRPVEKHFLRRSLQLSIPNALMLVISVLIFHLSQVYLGMSNTDMLTLSYYMMGSTGVLAVIRACIPLNKGRVALIIYSVFGFLISSYYLRDVIEISTLNSYTLPIYLVAMAICTPLFFWISYKQGAFQKA, encoded by the coding sequence ATGAAAGTTATGAAAAAACAGTTACAAGGCTTGACGCAGGTGGAGGTCAAGCGGCGGATAGATGCCGGTAAAACAAATCATTTTAAAGCAAAAACTGGCTCCAGCAACTGGGAGATTTTTAGGCGTAATGTCTTTAACTCCTTTAATATGCTCAATTTTGCTATTTTTGTGGCCTTGATTGCTGTTCAGGCTTGGTCGAATCTCTTTTTCTTCGGAATCATTGTGCTTAATGCCTTTACGGGGATGATGACAGAGTTGCGTGCCCGTCGCATGATTGATAAGCTCAATCTCATGAATAAGGATCAGATCCGTGTGGTGCGTGATGGTGAGGTGACTTCTATTAATCCTCAGGATATTGTCCTGGATGATATCATGCTCTTGTCTGCGGGTGAACAGGTGCCTAGTGATGCCGTGGTTGTTGATGGGATGGCTGAGCTCAACGAGGCTATGCTGACGGGTGAGAGTGACCTTATTCTCAAGAAGGATGGGAAGGAGTTGCTCTCGGGTTCTTACCTTGTAAGTGGTCAAGTTTATGCTAAGGTTATTAACATAGCCGAGGACAATTACGCCAATAAACTCATGCTAGAGGCCAAGACGCATAAGCCAATCGTGTCACGTATCCTCTATAATATGGATAAGATTGCTAAGTTTACGGGCAAGATTGTGATACCGTTTGGGCTTGCGCTCTTTTTTGAGGCTTACTTGATTAAACAGCTCTCTCTTCAAGAGTCGGTAGTTACTAGTTCGACAGCTCTTTTGGGAATGTTGCCTAAAGGGATTGCCCTTCTGACAATTACCTCTCTTTTAACGGCTGTTATTAAGCTTGGAATGAAGCATATCCTGGTGCAAGAGATGTACTCTGTCGAAACCTTGGCACGTGTCGATGTGCTTTGTTTAGATAAGACAGGGACGATTACACAAGGAAAGATGACCGTTAAGGGTCTGGAACTACTATCAGAGCGTTTTACGAAAGAGGAGTTGGAGCGCTTGCTTGCGGCTTATATGCAGCATAGCAAGGATAAAAACGCAACAGCCCAGGCGATTCGAAATGCCTATGAAGGTCTGGAACATCATTATCAGGTGGGCGACGTTATTCCATTTTCAAGTGATCGTAAATGGGGTGCTGTGAGCGTTGATGGGCTTGGAACTCTCTTTTTGGGAGCACCCGAGATGCTTCTTAAGGAAAATCCAAAAGCAGTCGATCAGGCTCAGGCTCGTGGTTCTCGTGTTTTGATTTTGGCATGGAGTCAGTCAGCGGTTGATACAGAGACCATGAGTTTGCCTAATGACGTTGAAGCCTTGACTTTACTTGAAATTGCCGATCCTATTCGTGAGGATGCTGCAGAAACTTTAGAATATCTACGTTCAGAAGATGTGACGCTGAAGATTATTTCTGGTGACAATCCGGTGACGGTTTCTCATATTGCACACCAGGCTGGTTTTGCGGATTATCAAAGCTATATTGACTGTTCTAAGGTCAGTGATGAGGAGTTGGAGGCTTTGGCTGAAGATACGGCAATCTTTGGCCGCGTATCTCCACATCAGAAGAAGTTGTTAATCCAAACGCTTAATGCCAATGGGCATACCACAGCTATGACTGGTGACGGTGTCAACGATATCTTGGCACTACGTGAAGCGGACTGTTCGATTGTTATGGCTGAAGGGGATCCCGCTACTCGTCAGATTGCCAACTTGGTGCTTATGGATTCGGAGTTTAAGGATATTCCTGAAATTCTATTTGAGGGACGTCGTGTGGTTAATAATATTGCCCACATTGCACCTATTTTCCTCATCAAAACGGTTTATTCCTTCCTTTTGGGACTTATCTGTATTGCCAGTATTGTTTTTGGAAAGGCAGAGTACCTCTTGGTCTTCCCATTCATTCAGGTTCAGATGACTTTAGCGGGGCAATTTATCGAGGGTCTTCCACCATTTATTTTGACCTTCGAACGTAATATTCGACCTGTTGAGAAACATTTCCTCAGACGTTCGCTCCAGTTATCTATTCCTAATGCCTTGATGCTGGTTATCAGTGTTCTTATTTTCCATCTATCTCAGGTCTATCTTGGCATGAGCAATACGGACATGCTGACGCTGTCTTACTATATGATGGGATCAACGGGTGTCCTTGCCGTTATTCGTGCTTGTATCCCGTTGAATAAGGGACGTGTGGCCTTGATTATTTACTCAGTCTTTGGTTTCTTAATCAGCTCTTACTATCTTCGAGATGTGATTGAAATTTCGACACTTAATAGCTACACCTTACCAATCTATCTGGTAGCAATGGCTATCTGTACACCGCTTTTCTTCTGGATTAGCTACAAACAAGGAGCTTTCCAAAAAGCATAA
- a CDS encoding YbaB/EbfC family nucleoid-associated protein, with product MMNMQNMMKQAQKLQKQMEKSQAELAATTFTGKSAQDLVVAELTGDKKVVNITFSDAVVDPDDVETLQDMTVQALNNALGQIDEATKKSMGAFAGKLPF from the coding sequence ATGATGAACATGCAGAACATGATGAAGCAAGCTCAAAAGCTTCAGAAACAAATGGAAAAAAGCCAAGCTGAATTGGCTGCTACAACCTTCACTGGAAAATCAGCACAAGACTTAGTTGTTGCTGAATTAACTGGTGACAAAAAAGTGGTTAACATCACTTTCTCTGATGCTGTCGTGGATCCTGATGATGTGGAAACACTTCAAGATATGACTGTTCAAGCACTTAACAATGCTCTTGGACAAATTGATGAAGCGACTAAAAAATCAATGGGTGCCTTTGCAGGTAAATTGCCATTCTAA